A genomic region of Chryseobacterium sp. KACC 21268 contains the following coding sequences:
- a CDS encoding GlsB/YeaQ/YmgE family stress response membrane protein, whose product MGILTWIIFGLIAGAIAKAIHPGNDPGGWVVTIIIGILGAMLGGWLGSMLLGVDVSGFNFSSFLVAIGGSVLLLFLYRMVTNK is encoded by the coding sequence ATGGGTATTTTAACTTGGATTATTTTCGGTCTTATCGCCGGAGCAATCGCAAAAGCAATCCACCCAGGAAATGATCCTGGCGGTTGGGTAGTAACAATCATTATTGGTATTTTAGGAGCTATGCTTGGAGGCTGGTTAGGTTCTATGCTTTTAGGCGTAGATGTATCAGGATTCAACTTTTCTAGTTTCTTGGTAGCCATTGGAGGATCTGTTCTTCTGCTATTTTTGTACAGGATGGTCACAAACAAATAA
- the rpmB gene encoding 50S ribosomal protein L28: protein MSRICQITGKRAMVGNNVSHANNKTKRRFEINLLEKKFFLPEQDKSVTLKVSAHGLRIINKIGIEEALERAARNGFIKNTTK, encoded by the coding sequence ATGTCAAGAATTTGCCAAATAACAGGTAAGCGTGCAATGGTAGGAAACAACGTTTCCCACGCTAATAACAAAACGAAAAGACGTTTTGAAATTAATTTACTAGAGAAGAAATTTTTTCTTCCTGAGCAAGATAAATCAGTAACCCTGAAAGTTTCTGCACACGGATTGAGAATTATCAATAAGATTGGTATCGAGGAGGCGCTTGAAAGAGCAGCTAGAAATGGATTTATTAAAAACACTACTAAGTAA
- the rpmG gene encoding 50S ribosomal protein L33 — protein sequence MAKKGNRVQVILECTEHRESGVAGMSRYITTKNKKNTTERLELKKFNPVLKKYTVHKEIK from the coding sequence ATGGCTAAAAAAGGTAACAGAGTTCAGGTAATTCTAGAATGTACTGAGCACAGAGAAAGCGGCGTAGCAGGAATGTCAAGATACATTACTACAAAAAATAAAAAGAACACTACAGAGAGATTGGAGCTTAAAAAATTCAATCCGGTTCTTAAGAAATATACTGTTCACAAAGAGATTAAGTAA
- the ftsY gene encoding signal recognition particle-docking protein FtsY, which produces MSWFKKIFKKEDKETLDKGLEKSSQGFFDKISRAVVGKNTVDDEVLDNLEEVLIASDVGAETTIKIIKRIEDRVARDKYVNVSELDEILKEEISGLLLDNPHLDTDNIDTSKKPYVIMVVGVNGVGKTTTIGKLAHQFKSQGLKVVLGAADTFRAAAVDQLVIWSERVGVPIVKQEMGSDPASVAFDTVQSAVAQDADVVIIDTAGRLHNKVNLMNELSKIKRVMQKVLPDAPHEVLLVLDGSTGQNAFEQAKQFTAATEVTALAVTKLDGTAKGGVVIGISDQFQIPVKYIGVGEKMQDLQIFNGMEFVNSFFRKR; this is translated from the coding sequence ATGAGTTGGTTTAAAAAAATATTCAAAAAAGAAGATAAGGAAACACTTGACAAAGGATTGGAAAAATCCAGCCAAGGTTTTTTTGATAAAATCTCCAGAGCTGTTGTCGGGAAAAATACAGTGGATGATGAAGTGCTTGACAATCTGGAGGAAGTTCTCATCGCATCCGACGTGGGCGCAGAAACGACCATCAAGATCATCAAAAGAATCGAGGATCGCGTTGCAAGAGACAAATATGTGAATGTAAGCGAACTGGACGAAATCCTTAAAGAAGAAATCTCTGGGCTATTACTAGACAATCCACACCTTGATACGGACAACATTGATACTAGCAAAAAACCATACGTTATTATGGTTGTCGGCGTCAATGGTGTTGGTAAGACGACGACGATAGGGAAACTTGCTCATCAATTCAAATCCCAAGGCCTGAAAGTGGTTTTGGGTGCAGCAGATACTTTCCGTGCAGCAGCGGTAGACCAATTGGTCATTTGGAGCGAGCGCGTTGGTGTTCCAATCGTGAAACAGGAAATGGGATCCGATCCTGCTTCTGTGGCATTTGATACCGTACAATCCGCGGTTGCTCAGGATGCCGACGTGGTGATCATCGACACTGCAGGAAGACTTCACAACAAAGTGAACTTGATGAACGAACTTTCGAAGATTAAACGTGTGATGCAAAAAGTTTTACCCGATGCGCCTCACGAAGTTTTACTGGTCCTGGATGGCTCGACTGGTCAAAATGCTTTTGAACAAGCAAAACAATTTACTGCCGCAACAGAAGTTACCGCACTGGCTGTTACAAAGTTAGACGGAACAGCGAAAGGCGGCGTTGTAATAGGGATTTCCGATCAATTCCAAATTCCTGTAAAATATATTGGCGTAGGCGAAAAAATGCAGGACCTTCAAATTTTTAATGGTATGGAATTTGTAAACTCATTCTTTAGAAAGAGATAA
- a CDS encoding DUF4295 family protein, whose translation MAKKVVATLQGGAGSKKMTKVIKMVKSSKSEAYVFEEKVMNADEVEAYLKK comes from the coding sequence ATGGCAAAAAAAGTAGTAGCAACGCTTCAAGGTGGTGCTGGATCAAAAAAAATGACCAAAGTTATCAAAATGGTGAAGTCTTCTAAATCTGAAGCTTACGTTTTTGAAGAAAAAGTAATGAACGCTGACGAAGTTGAAGCTTATCTTAAAAAATAA